gaaagcatgcacctctgaaaagttgatGGGACATTACACAATCCAAATGGCATCCTCCGATAAGTAAATACACCaaaagggcatgtgaatgccatcttttttttatcttgagGGTCCACTGCAATCTGATTATAGCCAGAATAACCATCTAGAAAATAATAGAATGCATGTCTGGCTAACCTTTCAAGCACCTGATCAATGAAAGACAAGAGAAAGGATCCTTCCTTGTTGCACTATTAAGCCtcctgtaatcaatacacatataCCACCCAGTGATGGTTATTGTGAGAATAATCTCATTCTTTACCATTGTCACccctcctttcttgggaaccACTTGCACAGGACTCACCCATGGACTGTCAAAAATTGGGTAAATTATCCTGACTTCCCAAAGCTTCATAACCTCTTTTTGGACCACTTCTttcatggttggattgagcCACCATTGTGGTTGCACTACCGGTTTAGCATCTTCCTcaagtaggatcttgtgcatacacttAGTCAGACTAATCCCCTTCAAGTCACTAATAGTCCACCCAAGAGCTATTTTATGACTCTTGAGCACTTGTAACAATGATTCCTCTTCCTCATGCCTCAGAGAGGAGCTAATAATCACTGGATAAGAATCATGCTTGCCTAGGAATGCATACTTCAAAAGAGGGAAGAAAGGGCTTCAAATCAAGGTTTGGAAGCCCTTCCTCTTTGCTAATGGCATTAGGTTCCCTCTCTTGAGGTGGTAAATCATCAATCTCAAGCAAAATATCCTCTGAAAGGGTTCGAAAACATCATCAAGCTCTTTAGCTTCAAAAACCTCTTGAATTAGTGGCTCAATAAGGTCAACTCTCATACATCCCTCAGAATCACTAGGATATTATAGAGCCTCAAGCACATTAAGGACAACCTcttcttcattgacccttaaAGTCAATTCACCCTTTTACACATCAATAAGGGCTCTTCATGTAGCTAAAAAGGGTCTCCCCAAAATAATACAAGCATTATTGTCCTCTTCCATATCCAGTATTACAAAATCAGCAGGAAAAATAAATAGTACTACTTTCACAACTAAATTCTCAATAACTCCCAAAGGAAACTTAATTGAAtgatcagcaagttgaagagaaaTACGAGTAGATTTTACCTCATCAATTTGGAGCTTTCTCATCAAGGAAAGTGGGATGAAATTGATGCTaactccaagatcacatagtgCCCTCTGAATAGTGATATCACCAATGGTACAAGGAATAAAAAAGCTTCTAGGATCTTGCATCTTCTCAGAGAGATCCTTCTGAATAATAGCACTACATTCTTTTATAAGCACCATGGTTTCACTCTCCTTCCAATTCCTCTTGTTGGTCAACAACTCCTTCATAAACTTAGCATAAAGAGGCATTTTCTCAAGGGCCTCTGCAAAAGAAATGTTGATTTGAAGCTTCTTGAAAGCCTCTAAAAATCTAGAAAACTGCTTGTCTTTGGAGGCCTTctgaagtctctgaggatatAGCATCTTAGGCTTGTACTTAGGTGCTTTAGGCTTTGCCGAATATTGCAAAATATCAACTAGAAAAGGGTTATCCGGATGCCTTGGAAGGGAGTGTTCTTCTTGGCTCTTAGCCTCCTCCAGAGCTTCTTTTTTAACCGGCTCCTCACTAACTTTTGCTTCTAAACCTGTTACCTTACCACTTCTCAAATGTATGGCCTTGTACTCTTCCTTTGGATTAGGCACTATATCACTGGGTAAGGTAGTAGGAGGCCTCTCAGGTGCTTGCTTACTCAATTGACCCATTTGAATCTCCAAGTTCCTGAGTGAAGCTCTAGTTTTCTACATAAAACTATTAGTGCTCTTGAAGAGTTTTGCAACTATAGATTCCAAGTCAGATGATTTCTGAGAATGTGAAGATGCTTATTGTGGTTGAGAGGGCTGAAACTGGCAGTTGTTGGAGTTGTTCTAATTAAAATTGCCTTGAGAATTGTTGCTAAAATTCAGTGTCTCTGTGGTTGATTTCTCCAACCAAAATTAGGGTGATTCCTCCAGCCCGGATTATAACTTTTAGAGAATGGATCATTATTGAGGGGTCTAGAAGAATTACCTATGTAATTAACCTATTCAGGAGAAAATTGGCCATAATCATAACTCTCACCTTGAGGGAAGTTGCCACTCATGTCATAGGAAATATCTTGTATATTGATTGTTGAGACTTCCAATCCACTCAAGTGTTGAGTAATAGCATTAATCTGTTGGGATATAgccttgttctgagcaagaattATGTCCAAAATATCCAATTTCATGACTCATTTTCCCATAGAGGTCCTCTCAGAAGAATATAGATATTGGTTGTTAGCAACCATCTCAATCAAATCAAGAGCTTCCTCAAGAGTCTTTTTCATGTGAAGAGACTCGCCTGCAGAATTATCCAAAGACATTTTGGCAGCCTCATTAACTCCATCATAGAAAATCTACAACTCAATCAAGTTTGAAAACATGTTAGGAGGACATTTTTTGAGCATCAgcttgtacctctcccaagcttcatagagagattcaccCTCTCTTTGCCTGAAAGTCTGAACATCAGTCCTCAGTTTAGTCAGCTTCTGAGGTGAAAATAACTTGGTCAAAAATCTATTAACCAACTTGTCCTATGTATCTAAGCTCTCCTTGGATTGTATGTCAAGCCACTACTTGGCTCTGTCCTGTACAGTAAACGAAAAGAGCAACAACCTATAGATATCAGGATGAACTCTATTGGTCTTCGTCGTATCACAGATTTACAGGAAATTGGAGATGAATAAGTTTGGGTCTTTCTGTGGGAGTCCATAAAACTAACAATTTTTGTTGCACTAAAGTAATGAGCTGAGacttcaactcaaaattattaGCGGCCACAGGAGGTACAATAATGCTATTGCCATAAAAGGTAGGGCTAGGAGCAGTGTATGAGCCAAGTGTCCTTCTAAGTTGCTCAGAAAAATTAGGAGCATTGAGAGCATTAGGAATAACaacattgttgttgttgtttagATCCATAGTAGACTCTTCAAATTCCTTCTCAAAATTATCCTTGAGATTCTCAGCATCTTTGTAAGCTCTAGCCTGCAGTAAACGCTTTCTTAAAGTACTATC
This sequence is a window from Arachis stenosperma cultivar V10309 chromosome 10, arast.V10309.gnm1.PFL2, whole genome shotgun sequence. Protein-coding genes within it:
- the LOC130956957 gene encoding uncharacterized protein LOC130956957 produces the protein MGQLSKQAPERPPTTLPSDIVPNPKEEYKAIHLRSGKVTGLEAKVSEEPVKKEALEEAKSQEEHSLPRHPDNPFLVDILQYSAKPKAPKYKPKMLYPQRLQKASKDKQFSRFLEAFKKLQINISFAEALEKMPLYAKFMKELLTNKRNWKESETMVLIKECSAIIQKDLSEKMQDPRSFFIPCTIGDITIQRALCDLGVSINFIPLSLMRKLQIDEVKSTRISLQLADHSIKFPLGVIENLVVKVVLFIFPADFVILDMEEDNNACIILGRPFLAT